Proteins encoded in a region of the Atopobium sp. oral taxon 416 genome:
- a CDS encoding DUF2304 domain-containing protein, with protein MASFFEELLGLFLPSNFVFYRIILMFVKLLSMACDMSKLTDKVEQLAQEFAIHEKENEDKGM; from the coding sequence ATCGCCTCTTTCTTTGAGGAACTGCTTGGTCTTTTCTTGCCGAGTAACTTTGTCTTCTACAGGATCATCCTCATGTTTGTGAAGCTGCTCAGCATGGCCTGCGACATGTCCAAGTTGACTGACAAGGTGGAGCAGCTGGCACAGGAGTTTGCGATTCATGAGAAGGAGAATGAAGACAAGGGAATGTAG
- a CDS encoding glycosyltransferase codes for MKDFKIANILLDESRQFYTTPLLYYRSARAIFPSDKEDSAWRLVGPGSFDFTTFFNALSINKWREYTVAKGFRLHLELRGAACTVTQTRTDPLDYYPHKLPDTTKAIEASQEWQIIEMPLVLHDTDVMDSFVIDAAGEIELRNSYYTAQIPDNSVRPIELALSTTTFKKEDFITHNIELVRTKIVETDELIAKHFRMYVVDNGRTLDAEKLSSKSITVFPNDNVGGSGGFTFGMVKALESGDVTNILLMDDDVEVSPESIIRTFNLLSITNDRYFEAFVSGSMMNYDEPDQHWEDTGHMTVRGNYLPDKPPMRVSALNEAIACETFSYEKEIFADLKQRYAGWWYCCIPVSTIKKVGLPLPFFVRFDDAEYALRAKPRFMSMNGICVWHLVFFMRYSAAVERYQVTRNGLIGQFTTGVAPLTNFFKEIDHEVMIELCKFNYDDAELVLEGLEDFFKGPKFIAQKGIGEKTFMAANKKKEKLLPFDELREQALKECKVDIHGLSPNAITDDIPMKRASVGRVENIALRALERKSLNGQLWGNLKPFTDSVPVIHGVGWSYQEGKLFGTDTLIAIDNYNKKGIIRHKNADRAKQIWSRYQNDLKYYNQNKDRLKKEYQSSKGYLTSIDFWKGYLGLD; via the coding sequence ATGAAAGACTTCAAGATAGCCAACATTCTGCTCGATGAGTCGCGGCAATTTTATACGACGCCGCTTCTCTACTATCGCTCTGCAAGGGCCATTTTCCCGTCCGATAAGGAAGATAGTGCCTGGAGGCTTGTGGGCCCCGGTTCGTTCGACTTCACGACCTTCTTCAATGCGCTCTCCATCAACAAATGGAGGGAATATACAGTCGCCAAGGGCTTCAGACTGCATCTCGAGCTTCGTGGCGCTGCCTGCACCGTCACGCAGACCCGCACTGATCCATTAGACTATTACCCCCACAAGCTTCCCGATACAACAAAGGCAATCGAGGCTTCGCAGGAGTGGCAGATCATCGAGATGCCACTTGTCCTTCATGACACTGATGTTATGGATTCTTTCGTGATCGATGCGGCGGGAGAGATCGAACTCAGGAATTCCTACTACACCGCCCAGATTCCCGATAACAGCGTACGTCCCATTGAGCTTGCCCTGTCGACCACGACCTTCAAGAAGGAAGACTTCATCACCCACAACATCGAGCTTGTCCGCACGAAGATCGTGGAGACCGACGAGCTCATCGCGAAGCATTTCCGTATGTACGTTGTAGACAATGGACGCACCCTGGATGCAGAGAAGCTGAGCTCGAAGAGCATCACCGTCTTCCCGAATGACAACGTGGGCGGATCGGGTGGCTTCACGTTCGGCATGGTCAAGGCCCTCGAGTCGGGAGATGTCACGAACATCCTCCTTATGGACGACGATGTGGAAGTCTCCCCAGAGAGCATCATCCGTACGTTCAACCTGCTGTCCATCACGAATGACAGGTACTTTGAAGCCTTTGTCTCCGGCTCCATGATGAACTACGACGAGCCGGATCAGCATTGGGAAGATACCGGACACATGACGGTACGAGGAAACTATCTTCCCGACAAGCCGCCCATGCGCGTCAGCGCCTTGAACGAAGCCATTGCATGTGAGACGTTCTCCTATGAAAAGGAGATCTTTGCCGATCTCAAGCAGCGCTACGCCGGCTGGTGGTACTGCTGTATTCCTGTCTCCACCATCAAGAAGGTTGGGCTTCCTCTCCCCTTCTTCGTGCGCTTCGACGATGCAGAATATGCGCTCAGGGCCAAGCCAAGGTTCATGTCCATGAACGGTATCTGCGTCTGGCACCTCGTCTTCTTCATGCGCTACAGCGCAGCAGTCGAGAGATACCAGGTCACCCGCAATGGCCTCATCGGCCAGTTCACGACCGGCGTCGCGCCACTCACGAACTTCTTCAAGGAAATCGATCATGAGGTCATGATCGAACTCTGCAAGTTCAACTACGACGACGCAGAACTTGTCCTCGAAGGCCTCGAAGATTTCTTCAAGGGTCCAAAGTTCATTGCACAGAAGGGTATCGGCGAGAAGACCTTCATGGCTGCCAACAAGAAGAAAGAGAAGCTCCTCCCGTTCGACGAGCTCCGTGAACAGGCTCTGAAGGAATGTAAGGTCGATATCCACGGCCTCTCCCCTAACGCTATTACCGACGATATTCCGATGAAGAGGGCCAGCGTCGGCCGTGTCGAGAACATAGCGCTCCGCGCGCTCGAGCGAAAATCTCTGAACGGCCAGCTCTGGGGTAACCTCAAGCCGTTCACTGATTCCGTACCTGTCATCCATGGTGTAGGCTGGTCCTATCAGGAAGGCAAGCTCTTCGGTACCGATACGCTCATCGCAATCGACAACTACAACAAGAAGGGCATCATCCGCCACAAGAACGCAGACAGAGCCAAGCAAATCTGGAGCCGCTACCAGAACGACCTCAAGTACTACAACCAGAACAAGGATAGACTCAAGAAGGAATACCAGAGCTCGAAGGGATATCTGACCTCCATCGACTTCTGGAAGGGCTATCTTGGCCTCGACTAG
- a CDS encoding transcriptional regulator — protein sequence MHEDQLDFLKRLAEGIAVQFGKNCEVAVHDLTTKDLNHTIVAIENGHISGRSIGDGPSNVVIKALDTDPKKLHDKLAYLTRTEDGKILKSTTIFLRDQKGIPYAIFAINYDITLFLTMTEELKDFTEVKGNNKSNPEIIPRNVNDLLDELIDESVRLVGKPVLLMTKEDKVRAIGFLNDAGAFLITKSGPKVCNYFGISKYTLYSYMDEAKHANNPKPDKAN from the coding sequence ATGCATGAAGATCAATTAGACTTCCTCAAGCGTCTCGCGGAGGGTATCGCTGTACAGTTTGGTAAGAACTGTGAGGTCGCTGTGCACGACCTCACAACCAAGGACTTGAACCATACGATCGTGGCAATCGAAAACGGCCACATCTCTGGCCGCTCTATCGGCGACGGGCCATCCAATGTCGTAATCAAAGCCCTCGACACCGACCCAAAAAAGCTGCATGACAAATTGGCATATCTGACACGCACCGAAGACGGGAAGATCCTGAAGTCGACGACGATCTTTCTGCGTGACCAAAAAGGCATCCCCTATGCGATCTTCGCGATCAACTACGATATCACCCTGTTTTTGACCATGACGGAAGAGCTGAAGGACTTCACTGAAGTGAAGGGCAACAACAAGTCCAATCCCGAGATCATCCCGCGCAATGTAAACGATCTACTCGATGAGCTCATCGACGAGAGCGTCCGCCTCGTCGGCAAGCCGGTGCTGCTCATGACAAAAGAGGACAAGGTCCGCGCGATCGGCTTCCTGAATGACGCCGGTGCCTTCCTGATCACCAAGTCCGGCCCCAAGGTCTGCAACTACTTCGGGATCTCCAAATACACACTCTACAGCTACATGGATGAAGCAAAACACGCGAACAATCCCAAGCCAGACAAAGCAAACTGA
- the ssnA gene encoding putative aminohydrolase SsnA, which translates to MLLVTNGRVITRDDAMPFIQDGAVAIDGGTIAAVGPREELERTYPKAERLDAQGGIIMPGLINCHTHIYSGLARGLAIKGCNPTNFLENLEQQWWAIDRHLYMDETKASAYVTIMESLRNGVTAIFDHHASYAEIPGSLFTIKDACQELGIRACLCYEVSERDGQEKCDQAIAENADFARWAAKQDSGMIVAMFGGHATFTLSDETMDKMREANDGLTGFHIHVSEGLNDVEDSMENHYGVRPVERLYNHGLLGPDTMLGHCIHVTPTELDLIKETGTWLVNNPESNMNNAVGTAPVLEFFRRGIPVCMGTDAYTHDMLDSLKAFICVQRLESGRPNVGWDEDMTMLFKSNPAMASKYFKRDLGVLREGAGADLAIFDYNTFTPLSEENIDGHILFGLEGRQCRTTIVNGKVLYKDRKFVAFDEEKINAFCNEQAKRLWGDLNGRQY; encoded by the coding sequence ATGCTGCTGGTAACAAACGGTAGAGTTATCACCCGCGACGATGCAATGCCTTTTATTCAGGATGGAGCGGTCGCAATTGATGGCGGCACGATCGCTGCGGTCGGACCCCGTGAAGAGTTGGAGCGGACCTATCCGAAGGCGGAACGCCTGGATGCCCAGGGCGGTATCATTATGCCTGGCCTGATTAACTGCCATACCCACATCTATTCCGGGTTAGCCCGCGGCCTCGCAATCAAGGGCTGCAACCCCACGAACTTCCTGGAGAACCTGGAGCAGCAGTGGTGGGCGATCGACCGGCATCTCTACATGGATGAGACCAAGGCGAGCGCCTATGTCACGATCATGGAGTCCCTGCGCAACGGCGTGACGGCGATCTTCGACCACCATGCAAGCTACGCTGAGATCCCGGGATCCCTGTTCACGATCAAGGATGCCTGCCAGGAGCTCGGCATCCGTGCATGCCTCTGCTATGAAGTCTCCGAGCGCGACGGCCAGGAGAAGTGCGACCAGGCAATCGCTGAGAACGCAGATTTTGCGCGTTGGGCAGCCAAGCAGGATTCCGGCATGATCGTCGCAATGTTCGGCGGACACGCCACATTCACGCTCTCCGATGAGACAATGGACAAGATGCGTGAGGCCAACGACGGTCTGACTGGCTTCCATATCCATGTCTCCGAGGGCTTAAACGACGTCGAGGATTCGATGGAGAACCACTATGGCGTCCGCCCGGTGGAGCGCCTCTACAACCATGGACTTCTGGGGCCGGACACGATGCTCGGCCACTGCATCCATGTGACCCCGACTGAACTCGACCTGATCAAGGAAACCGGCACCTGGCTTGTGAACAACCCCGAGTCCAACATGAACAACGCCGTGGGTACCGCTCCGGTGCTCGAGTTCTTCCGCCGTGGCATCCCGGTGTGCATGGGTACCGATGCCTACACCCACGATATGCTCGACTCCCTCAAGGCCTTCATCTGCGTGCAGCGCCTCGAGAGTGGCAGGCCGAACGTGGGCTGGGATGAGGACATGACGATGCTGTTCAAGAGCAATCCGGCGATGGCAAGCAAGTACTTCAAGCGCGACTTGGGCGTCCTGCGTGAAGGCGCAGGCGCGGACCTCGCAATCTTCGATTACAACACCTTCACCCCGCTCTCTGAAGAGAACATCGACGGTCACATTCTCTTCGGCCTGGAGGGCAGACAGTGCCGTACCACGATCGTGAACGGCAAGGTCCTCTACAAGGACCGCAAGTTTGTCGCTTTCGACGAGGAGAAGATCAACGCCTTCTGCAATGAGCAGGCAAAGCGTCTTTGGGGCGACCTGAATGGACGTCAGTACTAA
- the ygfK gene encoding putative selenate reductase subunit YgfK, with the protein MSDIMRPISFAHLMDWILNEYENQGTIFGEDKLVFHKGGARPIFKEKIETPFGTAAGPNTQLAQNLIAAYVTGARFFELKTVQQMDGRELSKCVNKPCILANDEGYNCEWSTELTVIEAQDEYIKAWVVCKVLAKEFGFGDPDGFVFNMSVGYDLKGIKTPKVDGFIDNLMDASNTEAFKGAIEWLEDNLDRFKHVDKAFVESITPYVSDSITESTLHGCPPEEIERIATHLIENKHLNTFIKCNPTLVGYKKARKLLDSLGFDYIIFDSHHFDEDLQWKDAIPMFKRLQKLADEQGLDFGVKLTNTFPVDVTRRELPSEEMYMSGCALYPLSLTLADMLSNEFGGKLRISYCGGADVTNIYGLIDAGIWPVTMATNLLKPGGYGRQQQIAKILEDVDDKPFSGVDVKALDKLVDQIPYTPQLRHSIKLFPERHIDKPLPLLDCFIAPCREQCPIHQDIPGYLMACNRGDYAEALHIILESNALPFMTGTLCPHGCCNVCMRNYYEEFVHIRDYKLLAAQKGFDTVIKELAPRGEQEDKNVAVIGGGPAGLAVASFLSRVGVSVTVFERAMVLGGVPRRVIPGFRISDGAIAHDVELCRAYGARFETGKNIKSADELLDQGYTDVVIAVGAWAKGRGVLSEDQTDGSAKLLDALEFLEAFRADPSSVELGTDIVVVGGGNTAMDVARAAKRVFGVKNVRLVYRRNRRYMPADEEELQEAIDEGVEFLELLAPKSQKAGILTCEVMELGEPDESGRRRPVPTGKTQDVPATAIISAIGERVEQDVFTASNIEVDRKGRPVVDENLKTSRDHVYAIGDARRGPSVIVKVEADAQTVAHVLSGATFDGQAAKNINPNYDEPLASRGHLFDKCTIAEGPRCLGCPTVCETCVEVCPNRANVAVRVPGMRERQIIHMDGMCNECGNCAVFCPYAGRPYKDKLTLFWSREDFDDSDNEGFLKTEDGMLVRFDGKAAVYNIDDESCGLPENVRKMIQTVRDSYGYLLER; encoded by the coding sequence ATGAGCGATATTATGCGCCCAATCTCATTTGCACACCTGATGGACTGGATCCTGAACGAGTATGAGAACCAGGGCACCATCTTCGGTGAGGACAAGCTCGTCTTCCACAAGGGCGGAGCCCGCCCGATCTTCAAGGAGAAGATTGAGACCCCGTTCGGCACCGCCGCTGGACCGAACACCCAACTGGCACAGAACCTTATCGCGGCCTATGTGACTGGGGCACGCTTCTTCGAGCTCAAGACGGTCCAACAGATGGATGGCCGTGAGCTTTCCAAGTGCGTGAACAAGCCCTGCATTCTGGCAAACGATGAGGGCTATAACTGCGAGTGGTCCACCGAGCTCACCGTGATTGAGGCGCAGGATGAGTACATCAAAGCTTGGGTCGTCTGCAAGGTACTGGCCAAGGAATTCGGTTTTGGCGATCCGGACGGCTTCGTCTTCAATATGTCCGTGGGCTATGACCTGAAGGGAATTAAGACTCCCAAGGTTGACGGCTTCATCGACAACCTGATGGATGCCTCTAACACCGAGGCCTTCAAGGGCGCGATCGAGTGGCTTGAGGATAACCTCGACCGTTTCAAGCACGTCGATAAGGCCTTCGTTGAGTCCATCACGCCGTACGTCTCAGACTCCATCACTGAATCCACCCTGCACGGCTGCCCGCCTGAGGAGATCGAGCGTATCGCCACACACTTGATCGAGAATAAGCACCTTAACACCTTTATCAAGTGCAACCCGACGCTTGTAGGCTACAAGAAGGCCCGCAAGCTCCTCGACTCGCTCGGCTTTGACTACATCATCTTCGATTCGCATCACTTCGACGAGGACCTGCAGTGGAAGGATGCAATTCCGATGTTCAAGCGCCTGCAGAAGCTCGCCGACGAGCAGGGCCTCGACTTCGGTGTCAAGCTGACCAACACCTTCCCAGTCGATGTGACGCGCAGAGAGCTCCCGAGCGAAGAGATGTACATGTCCGGCTGCGCGCTCTATCCGCTGTCCTTGACCCTGGCGGATATGCTCTCAAACGAGTTTGGCGGAAAGCTGCGCATCTCCTACTGCGGTGGCGCGGATGTCACCAACATTTACGGTCTCATCGATGCTGGCATCTGGCCAGTGACAATGGCAACAAACTTGCTGAAGCCGGGCGGATACGGCAGACAGCAGCAGATCGCCAAGATCCTCGAGGACGTCGACGACAAGCCGTTCAGTGGCGTCGACGTGAAAGCCCTCGACAAACTGGTTGACCAGATCCCATACACTCCACAGTTGCGGCATTCAATCAAATTGTTCCCGGAGCGCCACATCGACAAGCCGCTCCCGCTGCTTGACTGCTTCATAGCGCCGTGCCGCGAGCAGTGCCCGATCCATCAGGATATCCCGGGGTATCTGATGGCTTGCAATAGGGGAGACTACGCGGAGGCGCTGCACATCATCCTCGAGAGCAACGCGCTACCGTTCATGACCGGTACGCTGTGCCCGCATGGCTGCTGCAACGTCTGCATGCGCAACTATTACGAAGAGTTTGTCCATATCCGTGACTACAAACTTCTGGCTGCTCAGAAGGGCTTTGACACCGTAATCAAGGAACTCGCACCGCGCGGTGAGCAGGAGGACAAAAACGTCGCCGTAATCGGTGGCGGCCCGGCTGGCTTGGCCGTCGCTTCCTTCCTCTCCCGTGTCGGCGTCTCCGTCACCGTCTTCGAGCGCGCTATGGTCCTAGGTGGCGTTCCACGCCGTGTAATCCCTGGCTTCCGTATCAGCGACGGCGCAATCGCCCACGATGTGGAGCTCTGCCGTGCCTACGGTGCCCGCTTCGAGACTGGCAAGAACATCAAGAGCGCAGATGAGCTGCTCGACCAGGGTTACACCGATGTCGTAATCGCCGTGGGTGCCTGGGCTAAGGGCAGGGGCGTCCTCTCTGAGGATCAGACCGATGGCTCCGCCAAGCTCCTGGATGCCCTTGAATTCCTGGAGGCCTTCAGAGCGGATCCGTCCTCCGTCGAGCTTGGCACTGACATCGTCGTGGTTGGCGGCGGTAACACCGCAATGGATGTCGCCCGCGCTGCAAAGCGCGTCTTTGGCGTCAAGAATGTCCGTCTGGTCTACCGTCGTAACCGCCGCTATATGCCGGCAGATGAGGAAGAGTTGCAGGAGGCCATCGACGAAGGCGTCGAGTTCCTCGAGCTACTCGCTCCGAAATCCCAGAAGGCCGGCATCCTCACCTGTGAGGTTATGGAGCTCGGTGAGCCTGATGAGTCCGGACGCCGTCGCCCGGTTCCGACCGGCAAGACCCAAGATGTTCCGGCAACCGCGATCATCTCCGCAATCGGCGAGCGCGTCGAACAGGATGTCTTCACTGCTTCCAACATCGAGGTCGACCGTAAGGGTCGCCCGGTGGTCGATGAGAACCTCAAGACTTCCCGTGACCATGTCTACGCAATCGGCGATGCCCGCCGTGGACCGTCCGTGATTGTGAAGGTTGAGGCTGACGCCCAGACCGTCGCACACGTACTCTCCGGCGCCACCTTCGACGGACAGGCTGCGAAGAACATCAATCCTAACTACGACGAGCCACTTGCCTCCCGTGGACACCTGTTTGACAAGTGCACGATAGCAGAGGGACCGCGCTGCTTGGGCTGTCCGACCGTCTGCGAGACCTGCGTTGAGGTCTGCCCGAATCGCGCTAACGTCGCTGTCCGCGTTCCGGGTATGCGCGAGCGCCAGATCATCCATATGGATGGCATGTGCAACGAGTGCGGCAACTGCGCTGTGTTCTGCCCTTATGCGGGCCGTCCGTACAAGGACAAGCTCACCCTGTTCTGGAGCCGTGAGGACTTTGATGACTCTGACAACGAGGGCTTCCTGAAGACCGAGGATGGCATGCTCGTCCGCTTCGATGGAAAGGCCGCTGTCTACAACATCGACGACGAGAGCTGTGGCCTTCCTGAGAACGTGCGCAAGATGATCCAGACTGTCCGTGATTCTTACGGCTATCTGCTTGAGCGCTAA
- the xdh gene encoding selenium-dependent xanthine dehydrogenase: MADEYRFVVNGVEHTTTEQKSMLRYLRDDLGLLSVKDGCSEGACGACTVLVDGKAMKSCVLNTKRANGKEITTVEGLTHEEKEAFVYAFGARGAVQCGFCTPGMVMSGVALLRKNSNPTEQDIKKAINGNICRCTGYKKIIEGIDLAGKVLRGEEKLDYELEKGDKYGVGVPAFRNDVREKVLGYGKFPDDVTVKDYPDMAYGSCVRTKYPRAKVLKIDTTEAEALSGVVGVLRAEDVPVNQVGHLIRDWDVFIAEGDITRSMGDALCMVVAETPEILERAKKLVDVEYEELDPVRNIDEAAKPDAPLIHTSFNAFGNHVVLHNNICQQRHITRGDTKEALRNSAYTVTGTFETPFTEHAFLEPECAVAFPYKNGVKILSTDQGAYDTRQEVAHMFGWDKTPERVVVQTMLVGGGYGGKEDVSVQHLAALAAFHFNRTVKVKLTRQESINFHPKRHAMRCTYTLGCDKAGLFTGLDADIHFDTGAYASLCGPVLERACTHSVGPYKYQNTDIRGYGYYTNNPPAGAFRGFGVCQTEFALESLIDELADKAGIDRWKIRYNNAIEPGAVLPNGQIADRSTALKETLLAIRDEYEKNKDHAGLACAMKNSGVGVGLPDAGRANIHVENGKAVIYSATSDIGQGCNTIFMQDLSEATGLPREAIRNGECSTEAAPDSGTTSGSRQTVITGEAVRGAAFLLRDAMEKVERGEEVPKGKVSAKGDGIHMTFADGTTYTISDPKTLKAGHTQTVKDPEGALKKLEGCQFAYEYFEPTDKLGAHKKYPKSHICYAYSTTLAVLDENRKVSNIYAAHDSGKVINPIAIQGQIEGGVLMSMGYALTENFVLKDCVPKVKYGILGLPHATQIPNIHAIYVEKDELLPVAYGGKGIGEISSIGAAPAIRNAYRQVDGVGQNKLPLDGTPYKHR, translated from the coding sequence ATGGCAGATGAGTACCGTTTTGTGGTAAACGGCGTCGAGCATACGACCACAGAGCAAAAATCGATGCTGCGCTATCTGCGCGATGATCTGGGCCTCCTCTCCGTAAAGGATGGCTGCTCTGAGGGCGCCTGCGGCGCGTGCACCGTGCTCGTGGATGGCAAAGCCATGAAGAGCTGCGTGCTGAACACGAAGCGCGCCAACGGTAAAGAGATCACCACCGTCGAGGGTCTGACCCATGAAGAGAAGGAAGCTTTCGTCTATGCCTTCGGTGCCCGTGGCGCTGTTCAGTGCGGCTTCTGTACGCCAGGCATGGTGATGAGCGGTGTGGCGCTGCTGAGAAAGAATTCGAACCCGACCGAGCAGGACATCAAGAAAGCCATCAACGGTAATATCTGCCGTTGCACCGGCTACAAGAAGATCATCGAGGGTATCGACCTTGCAGGTAAGGTCCTGCGCGGTGAGGAAAAGCTCGACTACGAGCTCGAAAAGGGCGACAAGTACGGCGTTGGTGTCCCGGCCTTCAGAAATGATGTCCGTGAGAAGGTCTTGGGCTACGGCAAGTTCCCCGACGATGTCACCGTGAAGGATTATCCGGACATGGCATACGGCTCCTGCGTGCGTACGAAGTATCCGCGCGCCAAGGTCTTAAAGATTGACACCACTGAGGCAGAAGCGCTGTCGGGTGTGGTCGGCGTCCTTAGGGCTGAGGATGTGCCAGTAAACCAGGTGGGCCACCTGATCCGCGACTGGGATGTCTTTATCGCTGAAGGCGACATCACCCGCTCGATGGGCGATGCGCTGTGCATGGTCGTCGCTGAGACTCCGGAGATCCTGGAGCGGGCCAAGAAGCTCGTCGATGTCGAGTACGAAGAGCTTGATCCGGTCCGCAACATCGATGAGGCGGCAAAGCCGGATGCCCCATTGATCCACACAAGCTTCAATGCTTTTGGCAACCATGTGGTCCTGCACAACAACATCTGCCAGCAGCGCCACATTACTCGTGGTGATACGAAGGAGGCGCTGAGGAACTCCGCCTACACCGTGACCGGGACTTTTGAGACCCCGTTCACCGAGCACGCTTTCCTCGAGCCGGAGTGCGCAGTCGCTTTCCCGTACAAGAATGGTGTCAAGATCCTCTCCACCGACCAGGGTGCCTACGATACCCGCCAAGAGGTCGCCCACATGTTCGGGTGGGACAAGACCCCGGAGCGTGTCGTCGTTCAGACGATGCTCGTCGGCGGTGGCTACGGCGGCAAGGAGGACGTCTCCGTCCAGCACCTCGCGGCCTTGGCAGCCTTCCACTTCAATCGTACGGTGAAGGTGAAACTGACCCGTCAGGAGTCCATCAACTTTCACCCGAAGCGCCATGCGATGCGCTGCACCTATACGCTCGGCTGCGATAAGGCGGGCCTCTTCACCGGCCTCGATGCAGACATCCACTTTGATACGGGCGCCTATGCGAGTCTGTGTGGCCCGGTCCTCGAGCGTGCCTGCACCCACTCGGTTGGTCCATACAAGTACCAAAACACCGATATCCGTGGCTATGGCTACTACACAAACAACCCGCCTGCGGGTGCCTTCCGTGGCTTCGGCGTATGCCAGACTGAGTTTGCGCTGGAATCTCTGATCGACGAGCTGGCGGATAAAGCCGGTATTGACCGCTGGAAGATCCGCTATAACAACGCAATTGAGCCGGGCGCTGTCCTCCCGAACGGCCAGATCGCTGACCGTTCCACCGCGCTCAAGGAGACCCTGCTCGCAATCAGAGATGAATACGAGAAGAACAAAGACCATGCGGGTCTCGCCTGCGCAATGAAGAACTCCGGCGTCGGCGTCGGACTTCCGGATGCAGGCCGTGCGAACATCCACGTAGAGAACGGCAAGGCTGTCATCTACTCCGCCACCTCCGATATCGGCCAGGGTTGCAATACGATCTTTATGCAGGATCTCTCTGAGGCAACCGGCCTTCCGCGTGAGGCGATCCGCAACGGTGAGTGTTCCACTGAAGCCGCTCCGGACTCTGGTACCACCTCCGGATCCCGGCAAACCGTTATCACTGGCGAGGCAGTCCGTGGTGCGGCATTCTTGCTGCGCGACGCAATGGAGAAGGTCGAACGCGGTGAGGAAGTGCCGAAGGGCAAGGTAAGCGCCAAGGGCGACGGCATCCACATGACCTTTGCGGACGGCACCACGTATACGATCAGTGATCCGAAGACCTTGAAAGCGGGTCACACTCAGACCGTGAAGGACCCTGAAGGCGCGCTCAAGAAGCTTGAGGGCTGCCAGTTCGCCTATGAGTACTTTGAGCCGACCGACAAGCTCGGTGCCCACAAGAAGTATCCAAAGAGCCACATCTGCTACGCCTACTCCACGACGCTTGCGGTGCTCGACGAGAACCGTAAGGTCTCCAATATCTATGCTGCGCACGACTCCGGTAAAGTTATCAACCCGATCGCAATCCAAGGACAGATCGAGGGCGGTGTGCTCATGTCGATGGGCTATGCGCTAACTGAGAACTTTGTCCTGAAGGACTGCGTTCCAAAGGTCAAATACGGCATCTTAGGATTGCCGCACGCGACACAGATCCCGAACATCCACGCGATCTATGTGGAGAAGGATGAGCTGCTCCCGGTCGCCTATGGCGGCAAGGGCATCGGTGAGATCTCCTCGATCGGCGCGGCGCCTGCTATCCGCAACGCCTACCGTCAGGTGGACGGCGTCGGGCAGAACAAATTACCGCTCGACGGAACGCCCTATAAGCACCGTTAA